One Triplophysa rosa linkage group LG9, Trosa_1v2, whole genome shotgun sequence genomic window carries:
- the unc5b gene encoding netrin receptor UNC5B isoform X1 — translation MLSAWIQRDQSPAAFLTLALLYGTFAIHADGSDYSEVLPDSFPSAPAEPLPEFQSEPEDAFIVKNRPVKLSCKAAPATQIYFKCNGEWVNQNDHVTKESLDPITGLVVREVDISVSRTQVEELFGLDDYWCQCVAWSSAGTTKSRRAYVRIAYLRKNFEQEPLGREVRLEQEVLLQCRPPEGIPPAEVDWLKNEELIDPALDSNFLITIDHDLIIKQARLSDTANYTCMARNVVAKRRSSTATLIVYVSGGWSSWTEWSECNAQCGRGWQRRTRSCTNPAPLNGGAFCEGPPFQRVTCTTLCPVDGGWTEWAKWSACGTECMHWRSRECQAPPPRNGGRHCTGSMMESKNCTEGLCARNKKVSIEHASHPLGTGASVAVYAGLVGALLLCIILVLCVGILVYRRSCRHLHGEITDSSSALTAAFHPGNYKPPRQDNPHLLHPAAPPDLTASAGTFRGPLYALQQATLDSTHKIPMTTSPLLDSLPSLKIKVYNASTMSSLELPAGPDYTDGEIMSLKTVGSGPKDHHGHTLPREPSHSISITLGSLGGRLTIPNTGVSLLVPPGTIPQGKFYEMYLIINKWEKTTLPSDGSQTVLSPVVSCGPSGMLLSKPVVLTLPHCAQLETPDWTLTLKMQNHQGAWEEVLTVGEESLSSPCYLQVEEQSCHILMEQLGTYGLVGQSAPPRPACKRLQLALFAPRAPCLSLDYSLRVYCIQDTPHALKAMLEVERSLGGVLLEDPKPLLFKDSYHNLRLSIHDIPHSHWRSKLLAKYQEIPFYHIWSGSQRPLHCTFSLERGSLVVSQLTCKICVRQVEGEGQIFQLNTDIQETLPPHSPLPAGGSCLPSSQVGPYAFRLPVSIRQKICASLDAPSARGCDWRMLARSLGFDRYLNYFATKPSPTGVLLDLWEACHQGDADLVSLATALEEMGKSEVLVVMTTDGDC, via the exons ATGGCAGTGATTATAGCGAGGTTCTTCCGGACTCCTTTCCATCCGCTCCGGCCGAACCGTTGCCAGAATTCCAGAGTGAACCGGAGGATGCCTTCATTGTGAAAAACAGACCGGTTAAGCTCTCCTGCAAGGCCGCCCCTGCCACGCAGATATACTTCAAGTGCAATGGAGAATGGGTGAACCAGAATGACCACGTTACTAAAGAGAGTTTGGACCCTATCACAG GTTTGGTTGTGAGAGAAGTGGACATATCTGTGTCTCGCACGCAGGTAGAAGAATTGTTCGGCCTTGACGATTATTGGTGTCAGTGTGTTGCCTGGAGCTCGGCAGGCACCACAAAGAGCCGACGGGCATACGTCCGCATCGCTT ATTTAAGAAAGAACTTTGAGCAGGAGCCACTTGGCAGGGAAGTTCGTCTGGAGCAAGAAGTCTTGCTGCAATGTCGTCCACCAGAGGGCATCCCACCTGCTGAG GTGGACTGGCTGAAGAATGAGGAGCTCATTGACCCGGCACTGGATTCTAACTTTCTAATTACCATCGATCACGACCTGATCATCAAGCAGGCTCGACTCTCCGACACGGCTAACTATACCTGCATGGCTCGCAATGTGGTCGCTAAGCGACGCAGCAGCACTGCGACACTCATCGTCTACG TGAGCGGTGGCTGGTCATCCTGGACAGAGTGGTCAGAGTGCAATGCTCAGTGTGGGCGGGGCTGGCAGCGACGGACACGCAGTTGCACCAATCCGGCACCCCTCAATGGAGGAGCCTTCTGCGAGGGACCACCTTTCCAGAGAGTTACCTGTACAACACTCTGTCCAG TTGATGGAGGCTGGACAGAGTGGGCGAAGTGGTCGGCTTGCGGGACGGAGTGCATGCACTGGCGGAGCCGTGAATGTCAGGCGCCCCCTCCACGCAATGGTGGACGTCACTGCACCGGGAGCATGATGGAGAGCAAGAACTGCACAGAGGGACTGTGTGCCCGCA ATAAAAAGGTTTCTATTGAACATGCAAGCCATC CTCTGGGCACTGGTGCTAGTGTGGCGGTGTACGCGGGACTGGTGGGAGCTTTGCTGCTCTGCATAATCCTCGTACTGTGTGTGGGAATCCTGGTCTATCGGCGGAGCTGTCGACACCTCCACGGTGAAATCACAGATTCCTCCTCAGCCCTCACAGCTGCCTTCCATCCTGGAAACTACAAACCACCACGACAGG ATAACCCACACCTGCTGCACCCGGCAGCCCCCCCTGACCTCACAGCGAGTGCCGGAACCTTCCGCGGGCCTCTTTACGCACTGCAGCAGGCTACCCTGGACTCCACCCATAAGATCCCCATGACCACGTCTCCTCTGCTGGACTCACTGCCTAGTCTGAAGATAAAGGTGTATAATGCTTCTACCATGTCCTCCCTTGAGCTGCCGGCCGGTCCGGATTATACTGATGGAGAGATTATGAGTCTGAAGACCGTGGGCTCTGGACCTAAAGACCACCACGGGCACACCTTGCCCAGAGAGCCCAGTCACAGCATCAGCATCACACTGGGCTCACTGGGAGGTCGTCTCACCATCCCTAATACAG GAGTGAGTCTGCTGGTTCCACCGGGAACAATTCCTCAGGGAAAGTTCTATGAGATGTATCTCATCATCAACAAATGGGAGAAAACAAC GTTGCCGTCAGATGGTAGTCAGACGGTATTGAGTCCTGTTGTGAGCTGCGGACCCTCGGGCATGCTGCTCAGCAAACCTGTAGTCCTTACTCTGCCCCACTGCGCCCAACTAGAAACCCCTGACTGGACCCTCACCCTTAAAATGCAAAACCATCAAGGTGCCTGGGAG GAGGTGCTAACTGTAGGAGAGGAGAGCTTGTCATCACCCTGCTATCTACAGGTGGAAGAGCAGAGCTGCCATATTCTAATGGAGCAGCTGGGCACGTATGGGCTGGTGGGACAGTCGGCTCCCCCTCGGCCAGCCTGTAAGAGACTGCAGTTGGCCCTGTTTGCTCCCAGAGCGCCATGCCTCTCTCTGGACTACAGCCTGAGGGTCTACTGTATACAGGATACCCCACATGCCCTTAAGGCAA TGTTAGAGGTTGAGCGGAGTCTGGGTGGAGTTTTACTAGAGGACCCCAAACCTCTGCTCTTTAAGGACAGTTATCACAATCTGCGGTTATCAATCCATGACATTCCTCATTCTCACTGGAGGAGTAAACTTCTGGCTAAGTATCAG gAAATCCCGTTCTATCACATCTGGAGCGGAAGCCAGCGGCCGCTGCATTGCACCTTCAGTCTAGAAAGAGGAAGCCTGGTGGTTTCACAGCTCACCTGCAAGATCTGTGTTAGACAGGTGGAGGGAGAGGGACAGATATTCCAGCTTAACACTGACATCCAAGAG ACTttgcccccccactccccattGCCAGCAGGTGGTTCTTGTCTGCCTTCATCTCAAGTGGGTCCATATGCTTTCCGACTTCCCGTCTCCATCCGGCAGAAAATTTGTGCCAGTCTGGATGCCCCCAGCGCGCGTGGCTGTGACTGGAGAATGCTGGCACGCAGCCTGGGCTTCGACAG GTATCTGAACTACTTTGCAACCAAACCCAGCCCCACAGGTGTGCTGCTAGACCTGTGGGAAGCTTGTCACCAGGGTGACGCAGACCTGGTCTCCCTGGCGACGGCTCTTGAAGAGATGGGCAAGAGTGAGGTCTTGGTCGTCATGACGACAGACGGCGATTGCTGA
- the unc5b gene encoding netrin receptor UNC5B isoform X2 encodes MLSAWIQRDQSPAAFLTLALLYGTFAIHADGSDYSEVLPDSFPSAPAEPLPEFQSEPEDAFIVKNRPVKLSCKAAPATQIYFKCNGEWVNQNDHVTKESLDPITGLVVREVDISVSRTQVEELFGLDDYWCQCVAWSSAGTTKSRRAYVRIAYLRKNFEQEPLGREVRLEQEVLLQCRPPEGIPPAEVDWLKNEELIDPALDSNFLITIDHDLIIKQARLSDTANYTCMARNVVAKRRSSTATLIVYVSGGWSSWTEWSECNAQCGRGWQRRTRSCTNPAPLNGGAFCEGPPFQRVTCTTLCPVDGGWTEWAKWSACGTECMHWRSRECQAPPPRNGGRHCTGSMMESKNCTEGLCARTLGTGASVAVYAGLVGALLLCIILVLCVGILVYRRSCRHLHGEITDSSSALTAAFHPGNYKPPRQDNPHLLHPAAPPDLTASAGTFRGPLYALQQATLDSTHKIPMTTSPLLDSLPSLKIKVYNASTMSSLELPAGPDYTDGEIMSLKTVGSGPKDHHGHTLPREPSHSISITLGSLGGRLTIPNTGVSLLVPPGTIPQGKFYEMYLIINKWEKTTLPSDGSQTVLSPVVSCGPSGMLLSKPVVLTLPHCAQLETPDWTLTLKMQNHQGAWEEVLTVGEESLSSPCYLQVEEQSCHILMEQLGTYGLVGQSAPPRPACKRLQLALFAPRAPCLSLDYSLRVYCIQDTPHALKAMLEVERSLGGVLLEDPKPLLFKDSYHNLRLSIHDIPHSHWRSKLLAKYQEIPFYHIWSGSQRPLHCTFSLERGSLVVSQLTCKICVRQVEGEGQIFQLNTDIQETLPPHSPLPAGGSCLPSSQVGPYAFRLPVSIRQKICASLDAPSARGCDWRMLARSLGFDRYLNYFATKPSPTGVLLDLWEACHQGDADLVSLATALEEMGKSEVLVVMTTDGDC; translated from the exons ATGGCAGTGATTATAGCGAGGTTCTTCCGGACTCCTTTCCATCCGCTCCGGCCGAACCGTTGCCAGAATTCCAGAGTGAACCGGAGGATGCCTTCATTGTGAAAAACAGACCGGTTAAGCTCTCCTGCAAGGCCGCCCCTGCCACGCAGATATACTTCAAGTGCAATGGAGAATGGGTGAACCAGAATGACCACGTTACTAAAGAGAGTTTGGACCCTATCACAG GTTTGGTTGTGAGAGAAGTGGACATATCTGTGTCTCGCACGCAGGTAGAAGAATTGTTCGGCCTTGACGATTATTGGTGTCAGTGTGTTGCCTGGAGCTCGGCAGGCACCACAAAGAGCCGACGGGCATACGTCCGCATCGCTT ATTTAAGAAAGAACTTTGAGCAGGAGCCACTTGGCAGGGAAGTTCGTCTGGAGCAAGAAGTCTTGCTGCAATGTCGTCCACCAGAGGGCATCCCACCTGCTGAG GTGGACTGGCTGAAGAATGAGGAGCTCATTGACCCGGCACTGGATTCTAACTTTCTAATTACCATCGATCACGACCTGATCATCAAGCAGGCTCGACTCTCCGACACGGCTAACTATACCTGCATGGCTCGCAATGTGGTCGCTAAGCGACGCAGCAGCACTGCGACACTCATCGTCTACG TGAGCGGTGGCTGGTCATCCTGGACAGAGTGGTCAGAGTGCAATGCTCAGTGTGGGCGGGGCTGGCAGCGACGGACACGCAGTTGCACCAATCCGGCACCCCTCAATGGAGGAGCCTTCTGCGAGGGACCACCTTTCCAGAGAGTTACCTGTACAACACTCTGTCCAG TTGATGGAGGCTGGACAGAGTGGGCGAAGTGGTCGGCTTGCGGGACGGAGTGCATGCACTGGCGGAGCCGTGAATGTCAGGCGCCCCCTCCACGCAATGGTGGACGTCACTGCACCGGGAGCATGATGGAGAGCAAGAACTGCACAGAGGGACTGTGTGCCCGCA CTCTGGGCACTGGTGCTAGTGTGGCGGTGTACGCGGGACTGGTGGGAGCTTTGCTGCTCTGCATAATCCTCGTACTGTGTGTGGGAATCCTGGTCTATCGGCGGAGCTGTCGACACCTCCACGGTGAAATCACAGATTCCTCCTCAGCCCTCACAGCTGCCTTCCATCCTGGAAACTACAAACCACCACGACAGG ATAACCCACACCTGCTGCACCCGGCAGCCCCCCCTGACCTCACAGCGAGTGCCGGAACCTTCCGCGGGCCTCTTTACGCACTGCAGCAGGCTACCCTGGACTCCACCCATAAGATCCCCATGACCACGTCTCCTCTGCTGGACTCACTGCCTAGTCTGAAGATAAAGGTGTATAATGCTTCTACCATGTCCTCCCTTGAGCTGCCGGCCGGTCCGGATTATACTGATGGAGAGATTATGAGTCTGAAGACCGTGGGCTCTGGACCTAAAGACCACCACGGGCACACCTTGCCCAGAGAGCCCAGTCACAGCATCAGCATCACACTGGGCTCACTGGGAGGTCGTCTCACCATCCCTAATACAG GAGTGAGTCTGCTGGTTCCACCGGGAACAATTCCTCAGGGAAAGTTCTATGAGATGTATCTCATCATCAACAAATGGGAGAAAACAAC GTTGCCGTCAGATGGTAGTCAGACGGTATTGAGTCCTGTTGTGAGCTGCGGACCCTCGGGCATGCTGCTCAGCAAACCTGTAGTCCTTACTCTGCCCCACTGCGCCCAACTAGAAACCCCTGACTGGACCCTCACCCTTAAAATGCAAAACCATCAAGGTGCCTGGGAG GAGGTGCTAACTGTAGGAGAGGAGAGCTTGTCATCACCCTGCTATCTACAGGTGGAAGAGCAGAGCTGCCATATTCTAATGGAGCAGCTGGGCACGTATGGGCTGGTGGGACAGTCGGCTCCCCCTCGGCCAGCCTGTAAGAGACTGCAGTTGGCCCTGTTTGCTCCCAGAGCGCCATGCCTCTCTCTGGACTACAGCCTGAGGGTCTACTGTATACAGGATACCCCACATGCCCTTAAGGCAA TGTTAGAGGTTGAGCGGAGTCTGGGTGGAGTTTTACTAGAGGACCCCAAACCTCTGCTCTTTAAGGACAGTTATCACAATCTGCGGTTATCAATCCATGACATTCCTCATTCTCACTGGAGGAGTAAACTTCTGGCTAAGTATCAG gAAATCCCGTTCTATCACATCTGGAGCGGAAGCCAGCGGCCGCTGCATTGCACCTTCAGTCTAGAAAGAGGAAGCCTGGTGGTTTCACAGCTCACCTGCAAGATCTGTGTTAGACAGGTGGAGGGAGAGGGACAGATATTCCAGCTTAACACTGACATCCAAGAG ACTttgcccccccactccccattGCCAGCAGGTGGTTCTTGTCTGCCTTCATCTCAAGTGGGTCCATATGCTTTCCGACTTCCCGTCTCCATCCGGCAGAAAATTTGTGCCAGTCTGGATGCCCCCAGCGCGCGTGGCTGTGACTGGAGAATGCTGGCACGCAGCCTGGGCTTCGACAG GTATCTGAACTACTTTGCAACCAAACCCAGCCCCACAGGTGTGCTGCTAGACCTGTGGGAAGCTTGTCACCAGGGTGACGCAGACCTGGTCTCCCTGGCGACGGCTCTTGAAGAGATGGGCAAGAGTGAGGTCTTGGTCGTCATGACGACAGACGGCGATTGCTGA